Proteins encoded by one window of Sphaerochaeta sp.:
- a CDS encoding thiamine ABC transporter substrate-binding protein, with translation MQKHHGFFAVLAIMVCFAAVLSAQPAQEEGAKGNVLTVYSSSSFCGEWGAGPSLAKAFQEKTGYTVNLVDCGSTGEMVTKLISEKDNPKADVVVGIPTTMAEKIYQADLLATYESPMLKDIPTFLQFDPVHRLLPYDYGNFAFVYDTEKITGDMVPHSLQDLTDPKYKGKVILIDPRTSSVGQGLLLWTIEVFGEDHFMDWWKAMQNVALTIADGWSSAYGLFTSGEAPIVISYTTSPVYHVTYENTTRYQALIFPEGHDTTIEGVGILKSSRHLEAAKSFIDYMLSDGQIDIAMTNSMYPTNSSVKLPDAFTYAPKPPKDLYTDPATLAKKMDTWLTLWEQGMSTK, from the coding sequence ATGCAAAAGCATCATGGTTTCTTTGCGGTTCTTGCCATCATGGTTTGCTTCGCGGCGGTTCTGTCCGCGCAACCCGCGCAAGAAGAGGGAGCCAAAGGGAATGTTCTGACGGTGTACTCGTCCAGTTCATTCTGTGGAGAATGGGGTGCCGGCCCATCATTGGCGAAAGCGTTCCAAGAGAAGACGGGGTACACCGTCAATCTGGTCGACTGCGGCAGCACCGGTGAAATGGTCACCAAGCTGATCAGCGAAAAAGACAATCCCAAAGCGGATGTCGTCGTCGGCATTCCGACCACCATGGCCGAGAAGATTTATCAGGCTGACCTGCTTGCCACGTACGAAAGCCCGATGTTGAAGGACATCCCGACGTTCCTCCAGTTCGACCCGGTCCATCGTCTGCTTCCCTACGACTACGGCAACTTCGCCTTCGTCTATGATACGGAAAAGATCACCGGGGACATGGTCCCGCATTCCCTGCAGGATCTGACCGACCCGAAATACAAGGGCAAGGTGATCTTGATCGATCCCCGTACCAGCAGCGTCGGCCAGGGTCTGTTGCTCTGGACCATCGAGGTGTTTGGAGAAGACCACTTCATGGATTGGTGGAAAGCGATGCAGAACGTCGCGTTGACCATCGCCGACGGCTGGTCCAGCGCCTATGGCCTGTTCACCAGCGGTGAGGCGCCGATCGTCATCTCCTACACCACCAGCCCGGTGTACCACGTGACGTACGAGAACACCACCCGCTATCAGGCGTTGATCTTCCCGGAAGGCCATGACACCACCATCGAAGGCGTGGGTATCCTGAAGAGCTCCCGCCATCTTGAGGCGGCAAAGTCGTTCATCGATTACATGCTCTCCGATGGGCAGATCGACATCGCCATGACCAACTCAATGTATCCGACCAATAGTTCGGTAAAGCTTCCCGACGCGTTTACCTACGCTCCGAAACCGCCGAAAGATCTGTACACCGATCCCGCGACGCTTGCCAAAAAGATGGATACATGGCTAACCTTGTGGGAACAGGGGATGAGTACCAAATAA
- a CDS encoding phosphohydrolase: MSMLDPKELSHTIGLALIADQEIQYLQEYANEVSIKRLGYNDHGPVHMRQVAINSLVMLKILHESGVKTSLEKEEGGTFDDSVCGVLLASFLHDLGMTVSRTDHETMSCMIARPIMQRILDGLIPSNPQEKIAILSIATEGILGHMASKKIHSVEAGLILIADGCDMEKGRARIPLILNTEAKVGDIHKYSSKAIERVTIGKGESHPIKIEVEMSSDVGFFQIEEVLLQKIAMSPDKGLVEVYAWVTGQPKKQYL, encoded by the coding sequence ATGTCCATGCTCGATCCCAAGGAACTGAGCCATACGATAGGGTTGGCGTTGATCGCCGATCAAGAGATCCAGTATCTGCAGGAGTACGCCAACGAAGTCTCCATCAAACGGCTGGGATACAACGACCATGGCCCGGTGCACATGCGCCAGGTTGCCATCAACAGCCTGGTGATGCTGAAGATCCTTCACGAGAGTGGTGTGAAAACCAGTTTGGAAAAAGAAGAAGGCGGGACGTTTGATGATTCCGTCTGCGGCGTGTTGCTTGCTTCGTTCCTTCACGACCTGGGAATGACCGTCTCCCGGACGGATCATGAGACGATGAGTTGCATGATCGCCCGGCCCATCATGCAGCGGATTCTGGATGGTTTGATCCCTTCCAACCCACAGGAAAAGATTGCAATCCTTTCCATCGCGACGGAGGGAATCCTCGGCCACATGGCTTCCAAGAAGATCCACAGCGTGGAAGCCGGCCTGATCCTCATTGCCGACGGCTGCGATATGGAGAAGGGGCGTGCCCGCATCCCGTTGATCCTCAACACCGAGGCGAAAGTGGGCGATATCCACAAGTACAGTTCCAAGGCCATCGAGCGGGTGACCATCGGCAAAGGGGAGTCGCATCCCATCAAGATCGAGGTGGAGATGTCCAGTGACGTGGGGTTCTTCCAGATCGAGGAAGTGTTGCTGCAGAAGATCGCCATGAGCCCTGACAAAGGGTTGGTGGAGGTGTACGCCTGGGTGACGGGACAACCGAAGAAGCAGTATCTGTGA
- a CDS encoding caspase family protein yields MNLPEGTPLRRILSSLSRCIIGMLLCAVLVSCEFIQSPQTQRVNLLSIGLSYSGTNANTLGGTINDATEVYEAFAQLYGTAIVSSALLTDDKATKAAVLQQLSSLPQADLTIVYYSGHGVEDGSLVLYANPILREDETINPESLLGVDELLAALEAIPGTKLFINDSCYSGAFVQGKRINRFVGGRG; encoded by the coding sequence ATGAACCTGCCAGAGGGAACACCGTTACGACGAATCCTCTCATCGCTGTCCCGATGCATCATCGGGATGCTGCTCTGCGCGGTGCTTGTTTCCTGCGAATTCATCCAGAGTCCGCAGACCCAGCGGGTGAACCTGCTTTCCATCGGGCTGTCCTATTCAGGCACCAACGCGAACACACTGGGAGGGACGATCAACGACGCGACGGAAGTGTATGAGGCCTTTGCGCAACTGTACGGAACGGCAATCGTATCATCTGCTCTTCTTACAGACGACAAAGCGACAAAGGCCGCCGTACTGCAGCAATTGTCCTCCCTTCCCCAAGCCGATCTTACCATTGTGTACTACAGTGGTCATGGTGTGGAAGATGGTTCGTTGGTGCTTTACGCAAACCCGATTCTCAGGGAGGATGAAACGATCAACCCAGAGAGTCTGCTTGGCGTGGACGAATTGCTCGCGGCGTTGGAAGCGATTCCCGGGACCAAACTCTTCATCAATGATTCCTGCTACAGTGGCGCGTTCGTGCAAGGAAAACGGATCAACCGTTTCGTTGGTGGGCGAGGATGA
- a CDS encoding ABC transporter ATP-binding protein, whose protein sequence is MPETRGLDCTLKASYPDFTLDVSFSVKRGELACIIGPSGCGKTTTLQLLSGLIKPGNGSSITLEGADILHLPTEQRQVALVFQDYALFPQMTVEDNIAYPMKLRKIPKMERTRKVSALLDLVSLPGFQKRKPGQLSGGERQRVALARALASEPKLLLLDEPLSALDTKLRKHLREEIRRIHDETGVTMLYVTHDQNEAMAIADSIIVMNHGSIEQIASPEELYAHPKTLFAATFMGEGNTLPYSIITQTLASEGNDYVVFSPKSGEQTIFFRPEQVTLQSDALLPLPEFLPHLEFKDATLASCVFQGSFYQLVYHWNEYQIMAISDRRPKGRTATLGVRLLDIHQFLDGQAVML, encoded by the coding sequence ATGCCTGAAACCCGTGGTCTCGACTGTACGCTGAAAGCATCTTATCCTGACTTCACGTTGGACGTCTCGTTCTCCGTCAAGCGCGGTGAACTTGCCTGCATCATCGGACCGTCCGGATGCGGAAAAACCACCACGTTGCAACTCCTCAGTGGGTTGATCAAACCGGGAAATGGTTCATCCATCACGCTGGAAGGGGCGGACATCCTCCACCTTCCGACGGAACAGCGTCAGGTTGCGTTGGTGTTCCAGGATTACGCTTTGTTCCCCCAGATGACGGTGGAGGACAACATCGCCTACCCGATGAAGCTGAGAAAAATCCCCAAGATGGAGCGCACGCGCAAGGTAAGCGCGCTGTTGGATCTCGTCTCCCTTCCAGGATTTCAGAAACGCAAACCCGGCCAGCTTTCCGGCGGGGAACGGCAACGCGTCGCATTGGCGCGCGCATTGGCGAGCGAACCGAAACTGCTGCTTTTGGATGAACCATTGTCCGCGCTGGACACCAAACTGCGCAAACACCTCAGGGAGGAGATCCGTCGCATCCACGATGAGACGGGAGTGACGATGCTGTACGTCACCCATGACCAGAACGAAGCGATGGCCATCGCTGATTCCATCATCGTGATGAACCACGGAAGCATCGAGCAGATCGCGTCTCCGGAGGAGTTGTACGCCCATCCCAAGACGCTGTTCGCCGCCACCTTCATGGGAGAAGGCAACACGCTCCCCTACAGCATCATCACCCAGACACTGGCAAGCGAGGGAAACGACTATGTGGTGTTCAGCCCGAAAAGCGGGGAACAGACCATATTCTTCCGTCCCGAACAGGTGACGCTCCAGTCAGACGCGCTCCTTCCCCTTCCGGAATTTCTTCCCCATCTGGAATTCAAGGACGCCACGCTGGCTTCCTGTGTGTTCCAGGGAAGCTTCTACCAACTGGTGTATCATTGGAACGAGTATCAGATCATGGCGATCTCAGACAGACGCCCCAAGGGGCGTACCGCCACCCTTGGGGTTCGATTGCTTGACATCCACCAGTTTCTTGACGGTCAAGCCGTCATGTTGTGA
- a CDS encoding iron ABC transporter permease has translation MANTHGKTKTAELAWMGIPAFLLLAFLFLVPLCATLAKAFTDGEGHLSLSTLRTTFSQPYTLRVLGFTLRQALYSTLASTAIGLPGAYLLANYRFPGKKIVTAVATVPFVLPSILVVLGFVIFYGNNGILNRALMVLFHTDEPPLHILYSLRAIILAHAFYNFPVIMNLVSTYWEQMDRHPEQAALTLGASRGTVFRTITLPRLLPALFSASTLVFLFCYNSFAIILVLGGGPAYTTMETEIYRKARMSLDGPGAAALALMSLIVTITLLVIYLALQKRLKTQEEYTHSVVQQQPTSPLGKTLIILYSVLTAVFVLGPIISVVARSFTMTASRSAPSQWSLVWYRQLFGIIAGKDNMKSAWIALQNSLSIAVVVALATIPASLSLAAAAKGKGWLPSSLELLGMLPMAVSSVIIGLGYYFIARHIHTKGYLLVVLAHLVIVIPFALRSVIPEARKIPIQYVAAARTLGASRLYTFWTIEAPLLKNSLITGAMFAFALSLGELNATLTLSDSTIVTLPIVMYQLIGSYNYQGACALGTILIIASLLVFLLTEGLKGNRHA, from the coding sequence ATGGCCAACACACACGGCAAGACCAAGACAGCAGAGCTCGCATGGATGGGAATCCCTGCGTTTCTCCTCCTCGCGTTCCTGTTCTTGGTCCCGTTGTGCGCCACGCTCGCGAAAGCGTTCACTGATGGGGAGGGACACCTGTCCCTCTCCACCTTACGGACGACCTTTTCCCAGCCGTACACCCTCAGGGTGTTGGGCTTCACCCTCCGGCAGGCACTGTATTCCACCCTTGCTTCCACCGCCATCGGTCTCCCCGGCGCGTATCTCCTTGCCAATTACCGGTTTCCCGGCAAAAAAATCGTCACGGCGGTCGCCACGGTTCCGTTTGTGCTTCCCTCCATCCTGGTGGTGCTTGGATTTGTCATTTTCTATGGAAACAATGGAATCCTCAATCGCGCCCTGATGGTGCTCTTCCACACCGATGAGCCGCCACTCCATATCCTGTATTCCCTCCGGGCGATCATCCTTGCCCACGCGTTTTACAACTTCCCTGTCATCATGAACCTTGTCTCCACCTACTGGGAGCAGATGGACCGGCATCCGGAACAGGCGGCGCTGACCTTGGGGGCGTCCCGCGGCACGGTTTTCCGCACCATCACGCTGCCCCGTCTGCTTCCCGCCCTTTTTTCGGCAAGCACCTTGGTGTTCCTGTTCTGCTACAACAGCTTCGCCATCATTCTGGTGTTGGGCGGAGGCCCCGCCTACACCACCATGGAAACGGAAATCTACCGCAAGGCGAGGATGAGCCTGGACGGTCCCGGCGCAGCAGCTCTTGCCTTGATGTCCCTGATCGTCACCATCACGTTGCTGGTCATCTACCTCGCGTTGCAGAAACGTTTGAAAACCCAGGAGGAATACACCCATTCCGTCGTCCAGCAACAGCCTACCAGCCCCCTGGGGAAAACCTTGATCATCTTGTATTCCGTATTGACGGCGGTCTTCGTCCTCGGCCCGATCATCAGCGTCGTGGCCCGTTCCTTCACCATGACGGCAAGCCGTAGCGCGCCGTCCCAATGGAGTCTTGTCTGGTACCGGCAACTGTTCGGCATCATCGCAGGCAAAGACAACATGAAGAGCGCATGGATCGCCTTGCAGAACAGCCTTTCCATCGCCGTGGTGGTCGCTTTGGCGACCATCCCTGCCAGCCTCTCTCTGGCAGCGGCGGCGAAAGGAAAAGGATGGCTTCCTTCCAGTCTGGAACTGCTTGGCATGCTGCCCATGGCGGTCAGTTCGGTGATCATCGGACTGGGCTACTATTTCATTGCCCGACACATCCACACCAAAGGGTATCTGTTGGTGGTGCTGGCCCATCTGGTCATTGTCATCCCGTTCGCGCTCCGGAGCGTCATTCCTGAAGCGCGGAAGATCCCCATCCAGTATGTGGCGGCCGCCCGTACGTTGGGAGCCAGCAGGCTGTATACGTTCTGGACGATCGAGGCTCCGCTGTTGAAGAACAGTTTGATCACCGGAGCGATGTTCGCCTTCGCGCTGAGTCTTGGAGAGTTGAACGCTACACTGACGCTGTCGGACAGCACCATCGTGACCCTCCCCATCGTCATGTACCAGTTGATCGGCTCGTATAATTATCAGGGGGCTTGCGCCCTCGGCACCATTTTGATCATCGCGTCCCTCCTGGTGTTTCTTCTCACCGAGGGATTGAAAGGAAACCGCCATGCCTGA
- a CDS encoding caspase family protein yields MAIKHILGLLACSLLLASCEFLTQEPTEGKINYVVVGITYTGTNDNLDTLTYTDDDAVSLAKAFALWGSHSGRTPSGKILTSEPSKVDFVLQLQALQSSASSHDLTIITYSGHGFEDGSLAFPDTSGYQTMTPKKLLDLVSPIPGRKLLVLDSCYSGAFADTYGLTSNTNVWGSNPWSVFFSDASYGLSDLFILSSSTSETTSIETDSLQHGVFTYYLLKGLGWTSDSDATLSTPGALDEDGNVTVDSLYAYILPKALEFEDTKHDTRQRVTVNGTADDLVLFSY; encoded by the coding sequence ATGGCTATTAAACACATCCTTGGTCTCCTTGCCTGCTCGCTGCTTCTGGCAAGCTGTGAGTTCCTCACCCAGGAACCCACGGAGGGGAAGATCAACTACGTGGTGGTGGGGATCACGTACACAGGAACCAATGATAATCTGGACACACTCACCTATACGGATGACGATGCCGTTTCATTGGCGAAGGCCTTCGCCCTGTGGGGCAGTCATTCCGGACGTACTCCATCCGGCAAAATACTGACCTCCGAACCAAGCAAGGTTGATTTTGTATTACAACTTCAGGCACTCCAGTCTTCAGCATCTTCACACGACCTTACCATCATCACCTATAGCGGGCATGGATTCGAGGATGGTTCCTTGGCGTTTCCGGATACATCAGGATATCAGACCATGACACCGAAGAAACTGCTGGATCTGGTCAGCCCGATCCCTGGGAGGAAGCTCCTTGTGCTTGACTCCTGTTACAGCGGCGCGTTTGCCGACACCTATGGACTAACCTCCAATACCAACGTATGGGGAAGCAACCCTTGGAGCGTTTTCTTCAGCGACGCTTCCTACGGTCTCTCTGACTTGTTCATCCTCTCCTCTTCCACCAGCGAGACCACCTCCATCGAAACAGACAGCCTCCAGCATGGGGTCTTCACCTACTACTTGCTGAAAGGCCTTGGATGGACGAGTGATAGTGATGCCACGCTCTCCACCCCGGGGGCGTTGGATGAAGACGGAAACGTCACGGTGGATTCCCTGTACGCCTACATTCTTCCCAAAGCGTTGGAATTTGAGGATACCAAGCACGATACCCGACAGCGGGTGACGGTCAACGGAACGGCGGACGATCTTGTCTTGTTCTCATATTGA
- a CDS encoding trypsin-like peptidase domain-containing protein yields MLKATKRRIRRLLVEFLVVVAAIVVASLLVRWTRSIARDKQREELKKTLKTVVDTEGEQALFDLADLHVNQILYGDDGLTVLAGDNADWQYSFDEMQNIRVYQDVSPSVVYITTTAAVPSASAYMEVLPSQGTGSGFVISRDGYILTNAHVVEGATNVIVGLSDQKQFNGKLVGLDKEDDLAVIKINVDKNTPLKPVKLGTSEDLKVGQKVIAIGNPFGYERAMTTGVVSGLNRPVKTEAGRIIMNAIQTDASINPGNSGGPLLNGKGEVIGISSSIYSVTGSSQGISFAIPIDTAVSLIPDLIKYGAVRRGWMDIVPVQLTKALADYANLTVTQGVLVSQVQRGGEAEKAGILGGKEQVKYGSSVMYLGGDVITAIGDMQITGLNDFYLALLNTREGDKVKVTINRKGETKVLTVTLRARTGEDVSSLVK; encoded by the coding sequence ATGCTGAAAGCGACAAAACGTAGGATACGACGCCTGTTGGTGGAGTTCCTCGTGGTGGTGGCTGCCATCGTTGTCGCCTCGTTGTTGGTGCGATGGACACGGTCCATCGCGCGGGACAAGCAACGTGAGGAACTGAAAAAGACCTTGAAAACCGTGGTGGATACGGAAGGCGAACAGGCGTTGTTCGATCTCGCCGACCTGCATGTCAACCAGATCCTGTACGGAGACGATGGCCTGACCGTCCTTGCCGGGGACAACGCCGACTGGCAGTACAGTTTTGATGAGATGCAGAACATCCGGGTGTACCAGGATGTCAGCCCCAGTGTGGTATACATCACCACGACCGCAGCCGTCCCGTCGGCAAGCGCCTACATGGAAGTACTGCCATCCCAAGGAACGGGAAGCGGATTTGTCATCTCGCGGGATGGATACATTCTGACCAACGCCCACGTGGTGGAAGGCGCCACCAATGTCATCGTCGGGCTTTCCGACCAGAAGCAGTTCAACGGGAAACTGGTGGGATTGGATAAAGAGGATGACCTTGCGGTGATCAAGATCAACGTAGACAAGAACACCCCGTTGAAGCCGGTGAAACTGGGGACCAGTGAAGACCTCAAGGTGGGGCAGAAGGTTATCGCCATCGGCAATCCGTTCGGGTATGAACGCGCCATGACCACCGGGGTGGTCAGCGGGCTGAACCGGCCGGTAAAGACGGAAGCGGGACGGATCATCATGAACGCCATTCAGACGGACGCGTCCATCAATCCGGGCAACAGCGGCGGACCGCTGCTCAACGGAAAAGGAGAGGTCATTGGCATTTCCAGCTCGATTTATTCGGTTACCGGGTCAAGCCAAGGCATCAGCTTCGCCATTCCGATCGACACGGCCGTCTCCTTGATCCCTGATTTGATCAAATACGGCGCCGTCCGTCGGGGCTGGATGGACATCGTACCGGTCCAGCTGACCAAAGCGTTGGCGGACTACGCCAATCTCACCGTCACCCAGGGAGTTCTGGTCAGCCAGGTGCAACGTGGCGGGGAAGCGGAGAAGGCGGGGATTCTCGGTGGCAAGGAGCAGGTGAAGTACGGTTCTTCCGTCATGTACCTGGGTGGCGATGTGATCACCGCCATTGGCGACATGCAGATCACCGGCCTGAACGATTTCTACCTGGCGTTGCTTAACACGCGTGAAGGTGATAAGGTAAAGGTCACCATCAACAGGAAGGGGGAGACCAAAGTACTTACCGTCACGCTCCGGGCTCGTACCGGCGAGGATGTCAGTTCGTTGGTGAAATAG
- the uvrB gene encoding excinuclease ABC subunit B, producing the protein MEEIKVDGSWGGQEITNIHGEQAIGGQKRFRVVAPFEPAGDQQQAIDELVEGIRAGDRWQTLKGVTGSGKTYTMAKVIEQIQRPTLILSHNKTLSAQLYREFKTFFPDNAVEYFVSTYDYYQPEAYVPGKDLYIEKDADINAEIDRLRLSASFSLMERRDIIVVATVSCIYGLANPVSIRDMVCTFSVGQPFDHHKMLDQLVRMQYERNDMVLQRGAFRVRGDTIEICPSYLENAIRIDIDWDTIARIQWFDPVSGEKQDTVQSFTLYPAKQFVMPPEQVKAAIGRIRSEMEDQYQYFLSNGKPLEAERIKTRVEYDLEMLEEIGYCSGIENYSRPLSDRKEGERPAVLLDYFPPDFLTFIDESHVTLPQVGAMYEGDRSRKLNLVNYGFRLPSALDNRPLKYDEFDQIVGQRICCSATPGKIELEHSSQVVEQLIRPTGLLDPEIVVKPTEGQMEDLYGEIRKVIAKHERVLVTTLTKKMSEDLTDYFANMGLKVRYLHSEVETVERVEILRDLRLGKFDVLVGINLLREGLDLPEVSLVAILDADKIGFLRSATSLVQTIGRAARNADGHVIMYADHISDAMKEAIDETRHRRAVQMAFNEEHHITPKTIVKKVQDIIQRENTEAKESFKENLKIERAGYNLLEKEGRKKYVKALEKQMLECAKNLQYEQAAAIRDEIDRITKGELNGTQMDDSYQFPFA; encoded by the coding sequence ATGGAAGAGATCAAGGTCGACGGTTCGTGGGGCGGACAGGAGATCACCAACATCCATGGGGAGCAGGCCATCGGTGGCCAGAAACGGTTCCGCGTGGTCGCGCCGTTCGAACCGGCGGGAGACCAGCAGCAGGCCATCGACGAGCTGGTGGAAGGAATCCGTGCCGGAGACCGTTGGCAGACGCTCAAAGGGGTCACTGGAAGCGGGAAGACCTACACGATGGCCAAGGTCATCGAGCAGATCCAACGCCCCACACTCATCCTGTCCCACAACAAGACGCTCTCCGCCCAGCTGTACCGGGAGTTCAAGACGTTCTTTCCGGACAACGCCGTCGAGTATTTCGTTTCCACATACGATTACTACCAGCCTGAGGCGTACGTCCCAGGCAAAGACCTGTACATCGAAAAAGACGCGGACATCAACGCCGAGATCGATCGTCTCCGGCTCTCCGCCTCATTCTCTCTGATGGAACGCAGGGACATCATCGTCGTCGCCACGGTCAGCTGCATCTACGGCTTGGCCAACCCAGTCTCCATCCGGGACATGGTGTGCACGTTCTCCGTAGGACAACCATTCGACCATCACAAGATGCTGGACCAGCTGGTCCGGATGCAGTACGAGCGGAACGACATGGTGCTGCAGCGCGGCGCGTTCCGGGTGCGGGGGGACACGATTGAAATCTGTCCGTCCTATCTGGAGAACGCCATCAGGATCGACATTGACTGGGACACCATCGCCCGAATCCAGTGGTTTGATCCGGTAAGCGGGGAGAAGCAGGATACGGTGCAAAGTTTTACGCTGTACCCTGCCAAACAGTTCGTCATGCCACCAGAGCAGGTCAAGGCTGCCATCGGAAGGATCCGCAGCGAGATGGAGGACCAGTACCAGTACTTCCTTTCCAACGGCAAACCGTTGGAGGCGGAGCGGATCAAGACGCGGGTGGAGTATGACTTGGAGATGCTTGAGGAGATCGGGTACTGCTCCGGCATCGAGAACTACTCCCGTCCGCTTTCCGACCGCAAGGAAGGGGAACGACCGGCCGTATTGTTGGATTATTTCCCACCGGATTTCCTTACGTTCATCGATGAGAGCCACGTGACGTTGCCCCAGGTGGGGGCGATGTACGAAGGGGACCGCTCCCGCAAGCTCAATCTGGTCAACTACGGATTCCGTCTTCCGTCGGCATTGGACAACCGCCCGTTGAAGTATGACGAGTTTGACCAGATCGTCGGCCAGCGGATCTGTTGTTCCGCAACGCCGGGGAAGATCGAGCTGGAGCATTCCTCCCAGGTGGTGGAGCAGTTGATCAGGCCCACCGGGTTGTTGGATCCGGAGATTGTCGTCAAGCCCACCGAAGGGCAGATGGAAGACCTGTACGGTGAGATACGAAAGGTCATCGCCAAGCATGAACGGGTGTTGGTCACCACGTTGACCAAGAAGATGTCGGAAGACCTCACCGATTACTTCGCCAACATGGGATTGAAGGTCCGGTACCTGCACAGCGAGGTGGAGACGGTGGAGCGAGTCGAGATCCTCCGGGATCTTCGGCTTGGAAAATTCGATGTGCTGGTTGGCATCAACCTGCTTCGGGAAGGGTTGGACCTTCCGGAAGTCTCCCTGGTGGCCATTCTGGATGCCGACAAGATCGGGTTCCTCCGCTCAGCCACCAGTTTGGTGCAGACCATCGGACGGGCGGCCCGCAACGCCGACGGCCATGTGATCATGTACGCCGACCACATCTCCGACGCCATGAAGGAAGCCATCGATGAGACGCGGCATCGCCGTGCCGTCCAGATGGCGTTCAACGAGGAGCATCACATCACACCGAAGACCATCGTCAAGAAGGTGCAGGACATCATCCAGAGGGAGAACACCGAGGCGAAGGAAAGCTTCAAGGAAAACCTGAAGATCGAACGGGCCGGGTACAATCTGCTGGAGAAAGAGGGCCGGAAGAAGTACGTCAAGGCATTGGAGAAGCAGATGCTGGAATGCGCCAAGAACCTTCAGTACGAACAGGCTGCCGCCATCCGTGATGAGATTGATCGGATCACCAAAGGGGAGCTGAACGGGACGCAGATGGATGATTCCTATCAGTTCCCGTTCGCCTGA